A genomic segment from Glycine max cultivar Williams 82 chromosome 1, Glycine_max_v4.0, whole genome shotgun sequence encodes:
- the LOC100816026 gene encoding uncharacterized protein isoform X1: MEKENMLKTPPKVPIQDRTPEPECKTPTPLQQDPNDHNSSNELRKPVTPDRLRVPKAFKYAERYTSPTDLMMSPVTKGLFAKTRRDGGAVLPPGGKNRPKILDLPLKDVGPIQNKLPMLIDEKINSA; the protein is encoded by the exons ATGGAAAAGGAAAACATGCTCAAAACGCCTCCAAAAGTTCCAATTCAAGACCGAACACCCGAACCTGAATGCAAAACACCAACTCCACTTCAACAAGACCCCAATGATCATAACTCCTCAAATGAATTGCGCAAGCCTGTTACCCCAGATCGTCTTAGAGTCCCCAAGGCATTCAAATACGCAGAAAG ATATACAAGCCCAACAGATTTGATGATGTCACCAGTAACCAAAGGCCTTTTTGCCAAAACAAGAAGGGATGGTGGTGCGGTGTTACCACCTGGGGGTAAAAATCGACCAAAG ATTCTAGACTTGCCCTTGAAGGATGTCGGTCCTATCCAGAACAAGCTTCCAATGTTGATTGATGAGAAGATCAACTCAGCTTGA
- the LOC102668385 gene encoding uncharacterized protein has translation MAPPSWVASPPEQFHIQLPCGAASLPLPFGTGHETEHYNPIFSMSFLEHRVTQQPIKGQKCVGEFNLEKWNAHGAAYLLHDRGCAIFNCDEPTELPVMSCGYDRNH, from the exons ATGGCACCGCCCTCATGGGTGGCATCTCCGCCGGAGCAGTTTCATATTCAATTGCCTTGTGGAGCAGCGTCGCTGCCTTTACCATTTGGGACTGGCCATGAGACCGAACATTACAATCCAATTTTTTCAATGTCTTTTTTAGAACATAGG GTCACCCAGCAGCCAATAAAAGGACAAAAGTGTGTTGGGGAGTTCAATTTGGAGAAATGGAATGCACATGGAGCTGCATATCTTCTTCATGATAG GGGTTGTGCTATTTTCAACTGTGATGAGCCTACAGAGTTACCTGTAATGAGTTGCGGGTATGATCGGAATCATTAA
- the LOC100816026 gene encoding uncharacterized protein isoform X2: MEKENMLKTPPKVPIQDRTPEPECKTPTPLQQDPNDHNSSNELRKPVTPDRLRVPKAFKYAERYTSPTDLMMSPVTKGLFAKTRRDGGAVLPPGGKNRPKIKK; this comes from the exons ATGGAAAAGGAAAACATGCTCAAAACGCCTCCAAAAGTTCCAATTCAAGACCGAACACCCGAACCTGAATGCAAAACACCAACTCCACTTCAACAAGACCCCAATGATCATAACTCCTCAAATGAATTGCGCAAGCCTGTTACCCCAGATCGTCTTAGAGTCCCCAAGGCATTCAAATACGCAGAAAG ATATACAAGCCCAACAGATTTGATGATGTCACCAGTAACCAAAGGCCTTTTTGCCAAAACAAGAAGGGATGGTGGTGCGGTGTTACCACCTGGGGGTAAAAATCGACCAAAG ataaaaaaataa